Below is a genomic region from Desulfobacter sp..
GGTTTGACCTTATTTTCCACGGCCTGCCCTGGTGTCTGGCCTTTGTCAAAATCTGTCTTCAGGCCCAAAAAAAATTCTCCAACCGCATCAAAAATTCGCCGGGTCCATAAGTCCTGGAAGCCCCTTTTTTTTGCAAGGCATACCCCCTTGGGCCTTGGGTTTAATTTTCCTTAAAATCCATTGTTTTCCCAAGGTTTTTAACAATCGCATGCAAATCATCCGGCGGAGAAATAATCTTCCGGGTATCCAGATCCAGCCAGCAGGATTTGGATTCAACCAGGGCTGCCAGGGTGCCGTCCATTTGGCAGATCTCGTTGACAATGCTGAACCTGGACCCTTCCAGGTTAATCTCTTGCAGCAAAAAACGGACATAAAAAGGCTCGT
It encodes:
- a CDS encoding thioesterase family protein, whose protein sequence is MFEAKFYARWADMDFNGHMKNTAFLDYAADCRMLFFKSKGFPMATFAKLRIGPVVFSDTIRYFKELFMYEPFYVRFLLQEINLEGSRFSIVNEICQMDGTLAALVESKSCWLDLDTRKIISPPDDLHAIVKNLGKTMDFKEN